The Candidatus Binatus sp. genome contains a region encoding:
- the trbG gene encoding P-type conjugative transfer protein TrbG has protein sequence MPHRELYPYEEGQEPAVDCAPLRTTDIQLEPGETITDVASGDSERWLVTPASSGDPRNPTPHLAIKPTAGGISTNLTIYTTKHIYHLMLRSRAGREMQEVAFYYPEELKQAMQDADHTAAKARDSQSQPDGVVASLASLDPGALNFSYAVSGAKVPWKPVRAFDDGTHIYIQMPATTKSSEAPALLVAAGNGSEMVNYRVRGDYYVVDKLFDQAVLVSGVGREQDRVNIRYTGTAR, from the coding sequence ATGCCGCACCGCGAGCTTTACCCGTATGAGGAAGGACAAGAGCCTGCAGTTGACTGTGCTCCATTGCGAACCACCGACATCCAGCTTGAGCCGGGCGAGACGATCACGGACGTGGCCAGCGGCGACAGCGAACGCTGGCTCGTGACGCCGGCGTCATCAGGCGATCCGCGCAATCCGACTCCGCACCTTGCGATCAAACCCACCGCGGGCGGTATCAGCACCAATCTGACGATCTACACGACGAAGCACATTTATCACCTGATGCTACGCTCGCGCGCCGGACGCGAAATGCAGGAAGTCGCCTTCTATTATCCTGAGGAACTCAAGCAGGCGATGCAGGACGCCGACCACACAGCCGCGAAGGCGCGCGATTCGCAATCGCAGCCGGACGGAGTGGTCGCTTCTCTGGCTTCGCTCGATCCGGGCGCTCTCAATTTTTCTTACGCGGTGTCTGGAGCAAAGGTGCCGTGGAAGCCGGTCCGAGCATTCGATGACGGCACGCACATCTACATCCAGATGCCCGCGACTACAAAGTCGAGCGAAGCTCCCGCGCTGTTGGTCGCCGCGGGCAACGGCAGCGAGATGGTGAACTATCGCGTCAGGGGCGACTACTACGTGGTCGACAAACTCTTCGACCAGGCGGTGCTGGTTTCGGGCGTCGGCCGCGAGCAAGACCGCGTGAACATCCGGTACACCGGCACGGCGAGGTGA